A single window of Plasmodium malariae genome assembly, chromosome: 8 DNA harbors:
- the PmUG01_08039100 gene encoding proteasome subunit alpha type-3, putative: MAGLSAGYDLSVSTFSPDGRLYQVEYIYKSINNNNTALSLECKDGNICCCINSNLEKNKMIRKNSYNRIYHINNNIIMTYAGLDGDARNIIDRAKSEANNYYYNFHTNIPLHILANRISLYIHAYTLYWHLRPFASSVIVASFDKTEKGEIYCIEPNGACYKYSGVVIGKNKEMFKTELEKKNYKNIEVKEALVDIYKFILTSDDHMNKDNLPYLVNFSWVCEASSYEFQNIEKEILDEAINAAVDSVEQLNQ; encoded by the exons ATGGCTGGTTTGAGTGCAGGTTACGACTTATCTGTGTCAACATTTTCCCCTGATGGTAGACTATACCAAgttgaatatatttacaaatccataaataataacaacacAGCATTAAGTTTAGAATGTAAAGATGGTAATATATGTTGTTGTATAAACTCAAAtctggaaaaaaataagatgaTTAGAAAAAATAGCTATAATAGAATTTATcatattaacaataatattattatgactTATGCAGGTTTAGATGGTGATGCCAGAAATATTATTGATCGTGCAAAAAGTGAAGccaataattattattataattttcatacgAACATACCACTACATATTTTAGCTAATCGAATTTCGTTATATATCCATGCTTATACGCTGTATTGGCATTTACGACCATTTGCTTCCTCAGTTATAGTTGCTTCTTTTGATAAAACGGAGAAGG gAGAAATATACTGTATAGAACCTAACGGGGCGTGCTACAAATACTCAGGAGTAGTCATAGGAAAAAACAAGGAAATGTTTAAAACAGAattagaaaagaaaaattataaaaacatagaAGTTAAAGAGGCCTTAGTtgatatatacaaatttatcTTAACAAGTGATGACCATATGAATAAGGATAATTTGCCATACTTAGTTAACTTCTCATGGGTATGTGAGGCATCATCATATGAGTTTcaaaatattgaaaaggAAATTTTAGATGAAGCTATTAACGCTGCTGTAGATTCAGTGGAGCAGTTAAATCAGTAA
- the PmUG01_08039200 gene encoding E3 ubiquitin-protein ligase, putative (unknown EC number: 6.3.2.19) codes for MNIIDEYDLDMYKNIVMSNNCKDEDLLCIFNTSSFLNTLCFFIFFIMFLWALAIISRYYTSYSIIKYLKNRKAIYMKNMSRHINEIKMLCRSHVNDIIRIKKKITPKNVKKINLNISINNNIQLFKNYLSSSCNDLNSIYKYSITFTFSSKNSLYIRLFWGVLLNEVNEMIQEKTESYRNSTNGQNTVICIDNFRNFFKEGFSKSIPSKRTSDATTFLLDKQKSDYYSSSEEDSLIDFSSCFYKTSNSFYTSGNNITYTMPYDEGFCVTEILSRIEREKRNNNNSSGSGAGNNYGSSYSSGYNCGYYNEYRNNYNNDNNSNSNSNVAETNDRQRVSHVDSIESKIMNSNAIDELVRIPLIIVLNDICPNEEYYLNKSSSSCSSSSSSSRNNRNMKGKNNHSNALIVLVDFKKMKDKYKPYIIKDICILNENISSSSMQKSKKKKDLYQFVDILDIYGHEEHDKECLICMTSYKDTLLMPCRHSSFCYDCMKSLRQEKCPICRCLFTSFIKFPLKNLDKGDVN; via the exons atgaatataatagaCGAATATGACTtagatatgtataaaaatattgttatgTCGAATAACTGCAAAGATGAAGACTTGCTCTGCATTTTTAATACTTCTAGTTTTCTGAACACGTTatgtttctttattttttttattatgttcttATGGGCCCTCGCAATTATATCGAGATATTACACTTCCTACAGTATTAtaaagtatttaaaaaatagaaag GCCATATACATGAAAAACATGTCGAGGCATATCAACGAAATAAAGATGTTATGCAGAAGCCATGTAAACGATATAATaaggattaaaaaaaagataacaCCGAAGAATgtgaaaaagataaatttgaatataagcataaataataacatacaactctttaaaaattatcttaGTTCGAGTTGTAATGATTTGAACAGTATCTATAAATATTCTATTacatttactttttcttccAAGAATTCTTTGTATATAAGACTGTTTTGGGGCGTCTTATTAAATGAAGTAAATGAAATGATACAGGAAAAAACTGAATCGTATAGAAATTCGACAAATGGTCAGAATACTGTTATATGTATAGACAATTTTaggaatttttttaaagaggGCTTTAGCAAATCAATACCAAGTAAAAGAACATCAGATGCaactacatttttattagataaacaaaaaagtGATTACTACTCTAGTTCGGAGGAAGACTCTTTAATCGATTTTAGTTCTTGCTTTTATAAAACCTCCAATTCTTTTTATACCAGTGGTAATAACATTACGTATACTATGCCCTATGACGAAGGCTTTTGTGTAACAGAAATTTTAAGTAGAATTGAGCGTGAGAAgaggaataataataatagtagtggAAGTGGTGCTGGCAACAATTATGGCAGTAGCTATAGCAGTGGCTACAACTGTGGTTACTACAATGAGTACAGAAATAACTACAACAATgataacaatagtaatagtaacagcAATGTGGCCGAAACGAACGATAGGCAGAGGGTAAGCCATGTTGATTCGATAGaaagtaaaattatgaacagtaATGCGATAGATGAACTTGTAAGGATACCCTTAATAATAGTCCTGAATGATATTTGTCCAAATGaggaatattatttaaataaatcatCTTCATCatgtagtagtagtagtagtagtagtaggaataatagaaatatgaAAGGAAAGAACAACCATTCTAATGCACTAATAGTTTTAGTagactttaaaaaaatgaaagacaAGTATAAaccttatataataaaagatatctgcatattaaatgaaaacataTCTTCATCATCTAtgcaaaaaagtaaaaaaaaaaaagatttatatCAATTTGTGGATATATTAGACATATATGGACATGAAGAACATGATAAGGAATGTTTGATATGTATGACTTCATATAAAGATACCTTGTTGATGCCATGTAGGCATTCTTCTTTCTGTTACGATTGTATGAAGTCTTTAAGGCAAGAAAAATGTCCAATATGCAGATGCCTCTTCACTTCCTTTATTAAATTTCCTTTAAAGAATTTGGACAAGGGTGATGTCAATTAG
- the PmUG01_08039300 gene encoding 40S ribosomal protein S15A, putative has product MVRMSVLADCLKTINNAEKRGRRQVLIRPSSKVVVRFLQYMQKKGYIGNFEIVDDHRSGKIVVNLLGRINKCAVISPRYDVKLEEIEKIITSILPSRLFGHLILTTPYGIMDHEEARRKHTGGKVLGFFF; this is encoded by the exons ATGGTTCGCATGAGCGTATTGGCCGACTgcttaaaaacaataaacaATGCTGAGAAGAGAGGGAGACGACAAGTTTTAATACGACCTTCATCAAAAGTTGTTGTAAGGTTTTTACAGTACATGCAAAAAAAGGGATATATTGGAAATTTTGAAATAGTAGATGACCACAGGTCAGGTAAAATTGTGGTCAATTTATTAGGGAGAATAAACAAGTGCGCCGTCATATCACCAAG GTATGACGTGAAGCTGGAAGAAatcgaaaaaattataacgaGCATACTACCAAGTAGACTTTTTggacatttaattttaacgaCACCTTATGGAATAATGGATCATGAAGAGGCAAGAAGAAAACATACGGGAGGAAAAGTTCTAGGGTTCTTTTTTTAG
- the PmUG01_08039400 gene encoding HVA22/TB2/DP1 family protein, putative, translating into MKMSKLYSKNKEKESEKANDDSTQNINTLKKLSSKVIVDTLNNFDVNKLFETIDEHVKKFPIINDIGKKYGVKPSYVIVPISGFLLLSLIFGWGAALICNVVGFAYPAYQSFKAVESQSKDETKLWLTYWVVFSLFFFIEYLIDIILFWVPFYYLIKLLFLLYLYMPQVRGAEIVYNYIIRPILLKHEKTIDDTVHKISQTATNHLTQITGNLTEKLTQEGVRRRNV; encoded by the exons ATGAAGATGAGCAAGCTGTACTCAAAGAACAAAGAGAAAGAAAGCGAAAAAGCGAACGATGATTCAActcaaaatattaatactcttaaaaaattatcatcaAAGGTTATAGTAGacacattaaataatttcgATGTCAATAAACTATTTGAAACAATAGATGAACATGTTAAAAAGTTTCCTATTATTAATGATATAGGGAAGAAATATGGTGTTAAACCTTCTTATGTTATTGTCCCCATTTCTGGCTTTTTACTCCTTTCATTAATTTTCGGATGGGGGGCTGCATTAATATGTAACGTAGTGGGTTTTGCCTACCCAG CATACCAGTCATTCAAGGCCGTAGAATCACAGAGCAAAGATGAAACAAAACTATGGTTAACCTACTGGGTTgtcttttcattattcttCTTTATTGAATATCTAATtgacattattttattttgggttcctttctattatttaataaaattgctttttcttttatatttgtacatgcCTCAAGTACGAGGAGCAGAAATAGtatacaattatattatacgaccgattttgttaaaacatgaaaaaactATAGATGATactgttcataaaattaGCCAGACAGCTACTAATCACTTAACACAAATTACTGGTAACTTGACCGAAAAATTAACTCAAGAAGGAGTCAGAAGGAGAAATGTTTAG
- the FNT gene encoding formate-nitrite transporter, putative produces MQKSTSKYVIDPISIKTNCSSEESYIRCVEYGKGKAHYRNLILLAKAILAGVFVGVCAHASGIAGGLFYYHKLREYVGISMSAFVYGFTFPIAFLCIICTGSDLFTGNTLAVTTALLQKKLGLLCYMRVMCISLVGNYIGAVAFAFFVSYGSGAFSINTDTSKNHIFQFLNDIAIKKVSHSFIECICLAIGCNIFVCLAVYFVLSIKDGSGLVFSVFFAVYAFAIAGYEHIIANIYTLNLALMISNDISFTQVYFKNLLPTLIGNYIAGGLVLAFPLFFIYRSCYYDYDKMNDELNTVVLKTLSLELQNESNHI; encoded by the exons atgcaaaaaagtactagtaaatatgttatagatcctataagtataaaaacaaattgttCCAGTGAAGAATCTTATATTCGATGTGTTGAATATGGTAAAGGAAAAGCGCATTACagaaatttaattttacttgCAAAGGCAATACTGGCGGGAGTATTTGTAGGTGTTTGTGCGCACGCTTCCGGAATAGCag GAGGTTTGTTCTACTATCACAAATTGAGGGAATATGTAGGCATTTCAATGAGTGCATTTGTATATGGATTTACCTTTCCAATtgcatttttatgtattatatgcaCAGGGTCAGATTTATTTACTGGAAATACCTTAGCTGTTACTACAGCTttactacaaaaaaaattaggtttattatgttatatgaGAGTGATGTGTATATCACTAGTGGGGAATTATATAGGTGCCGTTGCATTTGCTTTTTTTGTATCCTATGGTTCTGGTGCATTTAGTATTAACACAGATACTAGtaaaaatcatatttttcaatttctaAATGATATAGCTATAAAAAAGGTTAGTCATTCTTTTATtgaatgtatatgtttaGCCATAGgatgtaatatttttgtttgtcTAGccgtttattttgttttatccaTAAAAGATGGATCGGGTCTCGTCTTTAGTGTATTTTTTGCAGTATATGCATTTGCTATAGCAGGATATGAACACATTAttgcaaatatttatacCCTAAATCTTGCATTGATGATAAGCAATGATATTTCTTTTACCCAagtatatttcaaaaatttattgCCAACACTGATCGGAAATTAT ATTGCAGGAGGACTTGTGTTAGCTTTCcctttgttttttatttacagaAGTTGCTACTATGATTATGACAAGATGAATGATGAATTGAACACTGTCGTATTGAAAAC tttatcTTTGGAGCTGCAAAATGAAAGCAATCATATTTAA
- the NUF2 gene encoding kinetochore protein NUF2, putative, translating to MNGGNDLVPRLGFEEMKSEMNKYGVEIAQNTLKNPTTEDVQGVYSICIKYILNKDINNIRIEEFTGDLKSSMPSIDGIQILPNEGKNHLQAIGNLRFIRHCEKINRILNIENTLSYIFKPVSSHVTKLINAFIYFMKYKEQLYNENDAKIKKIQEKKIEDSTLDNELKSVQNELQILLSKHEEIRNSILKEKNTKRNYEEEIIENQNLLNSQQSVIISLKSTKDKIVNETNELIFQFSRLRQKKEDLEDQIVPSPEKLQQYNEELKDLLFEHLSYFEADKKKNEEIKNKINVADLCIKKLVDLLTTLTSHIDETIKFHINKKSELKSLEKNIKSLEAEKQNLTNKKQEQQQLLINTEQSFVQEQNKWNQKIEEEQKNYVLVEKNVTQIYENIDSVNIKINREVQEIKNIIKHIQDTINSYNQNFAIITDLIENTKKSKTILTEKIQNNVQKFIKTHI from the coding sequence atgaacgGAGGAAACGATCTTGTGCCAAGACTTGGATTTGAAGAAATGAAAAGTGAAATGAACAAGTATGGAGTAGAAATAGCTCAAAATACGTTAAAAAATCCTACAACAGAAGATGTGCAAGGTGTTTatagtatatgtataaaatacattttaaataaagacATTAACAATATAAGGATTGAAGAATTTACTGGAGATTTAAAAAGTTCTATGCCATCAATTGATGGTATTCAAATATTACCAAATGAAGGAAAGAATCATTTACAAGCTATTGGTAATTTAAGATTTATTAGACAttgtgaaaaaattaataggatattaaatattgaaaatacattgagttatatatttaaacctGTAAGTAGTCATGTAACCAAATTAATTAATgcctttatatattttatgaaatataaagaacagttatataatgaaaatgatgccaaaattaaaaaaattcaagaaaaaaaaattgaagacAGTACTCTAGATAACGAACTCAAAAGTGTTCAGAACGAATTACAAATATTACTTTCGAAACATGAAGAAATAAGGAATAGTATtctgaaggaaaaaaatacaaaaagaaattacGAGGAAGAAATTATCGAAAACCAAAATCTTTTAAATTCTCAACAAAGTGTTATTATTTCCTTAAAATCaacaaaagataaaattgtcaatgaaacaaatgaattaatttttcagtTTTCTAGACTTcgacaaaaaaaagaagatttaGAAGATCAAATTGTTCCTTCACCAGAAAAATTACAACAATATAATGAAGAATTAAAGGATTTATTATTTGAACATTTGTCTTATTTTGAAgcagataaaaaaaaaaatgaagaaattaaaaacaaaataaatgttgCTGACTtgtgcataaaaaaattggttGATTTATTAACTACCTTAACAAGTCATATAGATGAAACAATTAAatttcatattaataaaaaaagtgaattaaaaagtttggagaaaaatataaaatctCTGGAAgcagaaaaacaaaatttaacaaataaaaaacagGAGCAACAACAGTTGCTAATAAACACAGAACAGTCTTTTGTTCAGGAGCAAAATAAATGGAAtcaaaaaattgaagaagaacaaaaaaattatgtccTCGTcgaaaaaaatgtaacacaaatatatgaaaatatagacagtgtaaacataaaaattaatagagAAGTGcaggaaattaaaaatatcataaaacATATTCAGGATACTATAAATAGCTATAATCAAAATTTTGCTATCATTACGGACCTTATagaaaatacgaaaaaatcTAAAACCATATTGACGGAAAAAATACAGAATAATGtgcaaaaatttattaaaacgcatatataa